A window of the Streptomyces sp. NBC_00250 genome harbors these coding sequences:
- a CDS encoding VCBS repeat-containing protein, whose product MTRLRRTALRWGVRLTAVLALLAGTVTVAAADTVDPATAPPVRTITYNVCGAHVCQSDLDPATWTARLRDQTLAWDTDALMLQELCFGQWAALRDALPGYSGVWTSTTTDPDCAKWSPTDTRFGLGVFVKAPAVERYAANLTVPANTEARAVLCARGPVDGRTTLACTTHLAQYIKPDNGSAQAIAKIDTWAAGVPVILGTDLNAGTEPVYDPALDPIRRGGPGTGPFAEADENDREFFTEECVTSGATSCRSGEATVASGRKFDHVFLTAGDFHTVRADALEPESPGTKPLSDHKLLRAAAHPETRAGSGTGGDLTGDGRPDFLAAKDDGNLRLYSGTGGGGVGVQRQIGTGGWATAVISHRGDWTGDGREDVVARIGDDLWVYPNTGSGELGTRIAMGGRPTGWTNITPFAAGDVDGDGLPDVLVRSVTGLWLHRGGPAVDGRPTFAAKAALQIGDSEWAGYDVLLPGDVTGDAKADVWGRDRATGELKLYASRGGLHLADPVDLTGGPWTAADRRLSVSAGDVTGDGLPDLWTTRTSGTAENLEFLPGTPTGLGSPTTIGTGGWQWMKALG is encoded by the coding sequence ATGACACGCCTTCGAAGAACCGCCCTGCGCTGGGGAGTTCGGCTCACCGCCGTCCTGGCGCTGCTCGCCGGCACGGTGACCGTGGCCGCGGCCGACACCGTGGACCCGGCCACCGCGCCGCCGGTGCGCACCATCACGTACAACGTCTGCGGCGCGCACGTCTGCCAGAGCGACCTCGACCCGGCGACCTGGACGGCCCGACTCCGTGACCAGACGCTTGCCTGGGACACGGACGCCCTCATGCTCCAGGAGTTGTGCTTCGGGCAGTGGGCCGCCCTGCGCGACGCCCTCCCCGGCTACAGCGGCGTGTGGACCTCCACCACGACCGACCCCGACTGCGCCAAGTGGTCGCCCACCGACACCCGGTTCGGCCTCGGCGTCTTCGTCAAGGCCCCGGCCGTGGAGCGGTACGCGGCGAACCTGACCGTCCCGGCGAACACGGAGGCCCGCGCGGTGCTCTGCGCGCGCGGCCCGGTCGACGGCCGTACGACCCTGGCCTGCACCACCCACCTCGCCCAGTACATCAAGCCGGACAACGGCTCCGCGCAGGCGATCGCGAAGATCGACACCTGGGCCGCGGGAGTCCCGGTGATCCTGGGCACCGACCTCAACGCGGGCACGGAACCGGTCTACGACCCCGCCCTGGACCCGATACGGCGCGGCGGCCCCGGCACCGGACCGTTCGCCGAGGCCGACGAGAACGACCGGGAATTCTTCACCGAGGAGTGCGTCACGAGCGGCGCCACCTCCTGCCGTTCCGGCGAGGCCACGGTGGCCAGCGGCAGGAAGTTCGACCACGTCTTCCTCACCGCGGGCGACTTCCACACCGTACGGGCCGACGCGCTCGAACCCGAGTCGCCCGGCACCAAGCCGCTCTCCGACCACAAGCTGCTGCGCGCCGCCGCCCACCCCGAGACCCGCGCGGGCTCCGGCACCGGCGGCGACCTCACCGGCGACGGCCGACCGGACTTCCTGGCCGCCAAGGACGACGGCAACCTGCGCCTCTACTCCGGCACCGGCGGCGGCGGTGTCGGCGTCCAGCGCCAGATCGGCACCGGCGGCTGGGCCACCGCGGTGATCAGCCACCGCGGCGACTGGACCGGCGACGGCCGCGAGGACGTCGTCGCCCGGATCGGCGACGACCTGTGGGTCTACCCCAACACCGGCAGCGGCGAGCTCGGCACCCGGATCGCCATGGGCGGCCGCCCCACCGGCTGGACGAACATCACCCCGTTCGCGGCCGGTGACGTGGACGGCGACGGCCTGCCCGACGTCCTCGTCCGCAGCGTGACCGGCCTGTGGCTGCACCGCGGCGGCCCCGCCGTCGACGGCCGGCCGACCTTCGCCGCCAAGGCCGCGCTGCAGATCGGCGACTCCGAGTGGGCCGGCTACGACGTGCTCCTGCCCGGCGACGTGACCGGCGACGCCAAGGCCGACGTATGGGGCCGCGACCGGGCCACCGGCGAGCTCAAGCTGTACGCGAGCCGGGGCGGCCTGCACCTGGCCGACCCGGTGGACCTCACCGGCGGCCCGTGGACCGCGGCCGACCGCCGTCTCTCCGTCTCGGCCGGCGACGTGACCGGCGACGGCCTCCCGGACCTGTGGACCACCCGTACCTCCGGCACCGCCGAGAACCTGGAGTTCCTCCCGGGCACGCCCACCGGACTCGGCAGCCCGACGACCATCGGCACCGGCGGCTGGCAGTGGATGAAGGCCCTGGGCTGA
- the pepN gene encoding aminopeptidase N, whose protein sequence is MPGTNLTREEAQQRAKLLTVDAYEVELDLSGAQEGGTYRSVTTVRFDSAEAGASTFIDLVAPAVHEVVLNGHALDVAAVFRDSRIALAHLVAGRNELKVVADCAYTNTGEGLHRFVDPVDDQAYLYTQFEVPDARRVFASFEQPDLKATFQFTVKAPTGWKVISNSPTPAPKDDLWVFEPTPRISTYITALIVGPYYSVHSSYEKDGQNVPLGIYCRPSLAEFLDADHIFDVTRQGFDWFQEKFAYDYPFAKYDQLFVPEFNAGAMENAGAVTIRDQYVFRSKVTDAAYERRAETILHELAHMWFGDLVTMEWWNDLWLNESFATYTSVACQASVAGTRWPNAWTTFANAEKTWAYRQDQLPSTHPIMAEINDLEDVLVNFDGITYAKGASVLKQLVAYVGQDEFFKGVQAYFQAHAFGNTRLSDLLGALEETSGRDLKTWSKAWLETAGINILRPEIETDENGAITAFAVKQEAPALPAGAKGEAVLRPHRIAIGFYDLDAAGKLVRTERLELDIEAAELTAVPQLVGKSRPAVVLLNDDDLSYAKVRLDEVSLQNVTAHLGDFAESLPRALCWASAWDMTRDGELATRDYLELVLSGVAKESDIGVVQSLQGQVRAALELYAAPEWRATGLARWGTFSQEQLRAADGGSDHQLAWARAFAATARTDAELDVLAGLLDGSEVIEGLAVDTELRWAFVQRLAATGRFDEAEIAAELERDRTAAGERHAATARAARPTEAAKAEAWASVVEDDKLANAVQEAVIGGFVQYDQRELLAPFTAKYFASIKGISETRSHEIVQQIVVGLYPSLQVSQETLDATDAWIAEHNPAPALRRLVTESRAGVERALKARAADAAAAK, encoded by the coding sequence GTGCCTGGCACAAACCTGACCCGTGAAGAGGCGCAGCAGCGGGCGAAGCTGCTGACCGTGGACGCGTACGAGGTCGAACTCGACCTCTCCGGTGCGCAGGAGGGCGGCACCTACCGGTCCGTCACCACCGTCCGCTTCGATTCCGCCGAGGCCGGTGCCTCGACCTTCATCGACCTCGTCGCGCCCGCCGTCCACGAGGTCGTGCTGAACGGCCACGCGCTCGACGTCGCCGCCGTCTTCCGCGACTCGCGGATCGCGCTGGCCCACCTGGTCGCGGGCCGCAACGAGCTGAAGGTCGTCGCCGACTGCGCGTACACCAACACCGGTGAGGGCCTGCACCGCTTCGTCGACCCGGTCGACGACCAGGCCTATCTGTACACGCAGTTCGAGGTGCCGGACGCGCGTCGCGTCTTCGCCTCGTTCGAGCAGCCCGACCTCAAGGCGACCTTCCAGTTCACCGTGAAGGCGCCGACGGGCTGGAAGGTCATCTCCAACTCGCCGACCCCGGCGCCCAAGGACGACCTCTGGGTCTTCGAGCCGACCCCGCGGATCTCCACGTACATCACCGCGCTGATCGTCGGCCCGTACTACTCGGTGCACTCCTCGTACGAGAAGGACGGGCAGAACGTCCCGCTGGGCATCTACTGCCGTCCGTCGCTCGCCGAGTTCCTCGACGCGGACCACATCTTCGACGTGACCCGTCAGGGCTTCGACTGGTTCCAGGAGAAGTTCGCGTACGACTACCCGTTCGCGAAGTACGACCAGCTCTTCGTGCCGGAGTTCAACGCGGGCGCGATGGAGAACGCGGGCGCGGTCACCATCCGCGACCAGTACGTCTTCCGCTCTAAGGTGACGGACGCGGCGTACGAGCGGCGCGCCGAGACCATCCTGCACGAGCTCGCCCACATGTGGTTCGGCGACCTCGTCACCATGGAGTGGTGGAACGACCTCTGGCTGAACGAGTCGTTCGCCACCTACACCTCCGTCGCCTGCCAGGCCTCGGTGGCGGGCACCCGCTGGCCCAACGCCTGGACGACCTTCGCCAACGCGGAGAAGACCTGGGCCTACCGCCAGGACCAGCTGCCGTCGACGCACCCGATCATGGCCGAGATCAACGACCTGGAGGACGTGCTCGTCAACTTCGACGGGATCACGTACGCCAAGGGCGCGAGCGTCCTGAAGCAGCTCGTGGCCTACGTCGGCCAGGACGAGTTCTTCAAGGGCGTCCAGGCCTACTTCCAGGCCCACGCCTTCGGCAACACGCGCCTGTCCGACCTCCTCGGCGCCCTGGAGGAGACCTCCGGCCGCGACCTGAAGACCTGGTCGAAGGCATGGCTGGAGACGGCCGGCATCAACATCCTCCGTCCGGAGATCGAGACCGACGAGAACGGCGCCATCACCGCCTTCGCCGTCAAGCAGGAGGCCCCCGCGCTGCCCGCCGGCGCCAAGGGCGAGGCCGTCCTGCGCCCGCACCGGATCGCGATCGGCTTCTACGACCTCGACGCGGCCGGCAAGCTGGTCCGCACCGAGCGCCTCGAACTCGACATCGAGGCCGCCGAGCTGACCGCCGTACCGCAGCTCGTGGGCAAGTCCCGCCCGGCGGTCGTCCTCCTCAACGACGACGACCTGTCGTACGCCAAGGTCCGCCTCGACGAGGTGTCCCTGCAGAACGTCACCGCGCACCTCGGCGACTTCGCCGAGTCGCTGCCGCGCGCCCTGTGCTGGGCCTCGGCCTGGGACATGACCCGCGACGGCGAACTGGCCACCCGCGACTACCTGGAGCTCGTGCTCTCTGGTGTCGCCAAGGAGTCGGACATCGGCGTGGTCCAGTCGCTGCAGGGCCAGGTCAGGGCCGCCCTCGAGCTGTACGCGGCGCCGGAGTGGCGGGCCACCGGGCTCGCGCGCTGGGGCACCTTCTCCCAGGAGCAGCTGCGCGCCGCCGACGGCGGCAGCGACCACCAGCTGGCGTGGGCGCGTGCCTTCGCGGCGACCGCCCGTACGGACGCGGAGCTCGACGTGCTCGCGGGGCTGCTCGACGGCTCCGAGGTCATCGAGGGTCTGGCCGTCGACACCGAGCTGCGCTGGGCGTTCGTGCAGCGCCTCGCCGCCACCGGCCGCTTCGACGAGGCGGAGATCGCCGCCGAGCTGGAGCGCGACCGTACGGCGGCGGGCGAGCGGCACGCGGCCACCGCGCGCGCGGCCCGTCCGACGGAGGCGGCGAAGGCGGAGGCCTGGGCCTCGGTCGTCGAGGACGACAAGCTGGCGAACGCCGTGCAGGAGGCCGTCATCGGCGGCTTCGTCCAGTACGACCAGCGCGAGCTGCTCGCCCCGTTCACGGCGAAGTACTTCGCGTCGATCAAGGGCATCTCGGAGACCCGCAGCCACGAGATCGTCCAGCAGATCGTGGTCGGTCTCTACCCGTCGCTCCAGGTCTCGCAGGAGACCCTGGACGCGACGGACGCGTGGATCGCCGAGCACAACCCGGCGCCGGCGCTGCGGCGTCTGGTGACCGAGAGCCGCGCGGGCGTCGAGCGTGCGCTCAAGGCGCGGGCGGCGGACGCGGCCGCGGCGAAGTAG
- a CDS encoding aspartate-semialdehyde dehydrogenase produces the protein MKVGIVGATGQVGTVMRSILAERSFPLDELRLFASARSAGTVVDGVTVEDASTADYTGLDIVLFSAGGATSRALAEKVASQGAVVIDNSSAWRGDPEVPLVVSEVNAHAIKDRPKGIIANPNCTTMAAMPVLKPLHQEAGLTALIATTYQAVSGSGVAGVAELRNQACAVAETADQLAFDGEAVEFPEPTVYKRPIAFNVVPLAGSLVDDGSFETDEEQKLRNESRKILEIPGLKVSGTCVRVPVFSGHSLQVNVRFERPISVERAYELLKDAEGVVLSEIPTPLQAAGKDASYVGRIRVDETVDNGLALFLSNDNLRKGAALNAVQIAELVAAELKGA, from the coding sequence GTGAAGGTCGGAATCGTCGGAGCCACCGGTCAGGTCGGCACAGTCATGCGCAGCATCCTGGCCGAGCGGAGCTTCCCCCTCGACGAGCTGCGGCTCTTCGCCTCCGCCCGCTCCGCCGGCACCGTCGTGGACGGCGTCACGGTCGAGGACGCCTCCACCGCCGACTACACCGGCCTGGACATCGTCCTGTTCTCCGCCGGCGGCGCCACCTCCCGCGCCCTCGCCGAGAAGGTCGCCTCCCAGGGCGCCGTCGTGATCGACAACTCCTCCGCCTGGCGCGGCGACCCCGAGGTCCCGCTGGTGGTCTCCGAGGTCAACGCGCACGCGATCAAGGACCGCCCCAAGGGCATCATCGCCAACCCGAACTGCACCACGATGGCCGCCATGCCGGTCCTCAAGCCGCTCCACCAGGAGGCCGGCCTCACCGCGCTGATCGCCACCACCTACCAGGCCGTCTCCGGCTCGGGCGTGGCCGGTGTCGCCGAGCTGCGCAACCAGGCGTGCGCCGTGGCCGAGACCGCCGACCAGCTGGCCTTCGACGGCGAGGCCGTCGAGTTCCCCGAGCCGACCGTCTACAAGCGCCCGATCGCGTTCAACGTGGTCCCGCTGGCCGGTTCCCTCGTCGACGACGGCTCCTTCGAGACCGACGAGGAGCAGAAGCTCCGCAACGAGTCCCGCAAGATCCTGGAGATCCCCGGCCTCAAGGTCTCCGGCACCTGCGTGCGCGTCCCGGTCTTCTCCGGCCACTCCCTCCAGGTGAACGTCCGCTTCGAGCGCCCGATCAGCGTCGAGCGCGCCTACGAGCTGCTCAAGGACGCCGAGGGCGTCGTGCTCTCCGAGATCCCGACCCCGCTCCAGGCGGCCGGCAAGGACGCCTCGTACGTGGGCCGCATCCGCGTCGACGAGACCGTCGACAACGGTCTCGCGCTGTTCCTCTCCAACGACAACCTGCGCAAGGGCGCGGCGCTGAACGCCGTGCAGATCGCGGAGCTCGTCGCGGCGGAGCTCAAGGGCGCCTGA
- a CDS encoding CGNR zinc finger domain-containing protein yields the protein MTAIDPRPLVGEPVSLDLLNTRWNDEGARQDLLTGVEGLAVWLAANRLDGRFTADATTLRHTLTARDALAALVDHPGDPTATARVDTVLGHGRIRATLTADGPGERPEFTDPAWGPGWTAARDYLDLLRTAPDRIRACAHEACILHFFDTSRNGTRRWCSMAICGNRAKASRHYARTKES from the coding sequence ATGACCGCCATCGACCCACGGCCGCTCGTCGGCGAGCCCGTCTCCCTTGATCTGCTCAACACCCGCTGGAACGACGAGGGCGCCCGACAGGACCTGCTCACCGGGGTCGAGGGGCTCGCCGTCTGGCTCGCCGCCAACCGTCTCGACGGGCGGTTCACCGCCGACGCCACCACCCTGCGCCACACCCTCACCGCCCGGGACGCCCTCGCCGCGCTCGTCGACCACCCCGGCGACCCCACGGCCACCGCCCGCGTCGACACCGTCCTCGGCCACGGCCGCATCCGGGCCACGCTCACCGCCGACGGCCCCGGCGAGCGGCCCGAGTTCACGGACCCGGCCTGGGGTCCCGGCTGGACCGCCGCCCGCGACTACCTCGACCTGCTGCGCACCGCCCCCGACCGCATCCGGGCCTGCGCGCACGAGGCGTGCATCCTGCACTTCTTCGACACCTCGCGGAACGGCACCCGCCGCTGGTGCTCGATGGCGATCTGCGGCAACCGCGCCAAGGCCTCCCGGCACTACGCCCGCACCAAGGAGAGCTGA
- a CDS encoding VOC family protein, producing the protein MTAIGTLNTHHVGLNVTDLDRSLTFYGEVLGFETLGEGKEGDSRFAFLGRDGRLVLTLWQQADENYAPGRAGLHHLAFEAESLDHVRAAEAALLARGATFAYEGVVAHREGAASGGIFFHDPDGTRLEISVPKGAEVAEAPSETAPTCGFF; encoded by the coding sequence ATGACTGCGATCGGCACACTCAACACCCACCACGTCGGCCTCAACGTCACCGACCTGGACCGCTCGCTCACCTTCTACGGAGAGGTCCTCGGCTTCGAGACCCTCGGCGAGGGCAAGGAGGGCGACAGCCGCTTCGCGTTCCTCGGCCGGGACGGCCGCCTGGTCCTCACCCTCTGGCAGCAGGCCGACGAGAACTACGCCCCCGGCCGCGCGGGCCTCCACCACCTGGCCTTCGAGGCCGAATCCCTCGACCACGTCCGCGCCGCCGAGGCCGCGCTGCTCGCCCGCGGCGCGACCTTCGCGTACGAGGGCGTCGTGGCCCACCGCGAGGGCGCGGCCTCGGGCGGCATCTTCTTCCACGACCCCGACGGCACCCGCCTGGAAATCTCGGTCCCCAAGGGCGCGGAGGTGGCTGAAGCCCCCAGCGAAACCGCTCCCACCTGCGGCTTCTTCTAG
- a CDS encoding pyridoxamine 5'-phosphate oxidase family protein produces the protein MGTQTPHPVPAAYHRGSRAVQARVGVQELAEHVARSITPGIRPVAAAFLEAQPMLMIGAADPAGRVWGSLLTGAPGFTRATGPHTVSVAGGIPAADPLADAITAAGTPVGTLALDPRTRRRMRLNGIARPSARGFTIEAEQVFSNCPKYLQKREWYGSEDTRPGTGTVRHGEELTPDQVRRVRAADTFFVATVAPDGVDTSHRGGNPGFVRVDAPRELSWRDYPGNAMFLTLGNLEEDGRAGLLFLDWETGTTLQLSGLAHTEYGPEGRVTRFRVERTAEIPAASPLRWSPPEYSPANPTAA, from the coding sequence ATGGGCACCCAAACCCCGCACCCCGTACCGGCCGCCTACCACCGAGGCTCCCGAGCAGTCCAGGCTCGCGTAGGCGTACAGGAGCTGGCAGAACACGTGGCCCGCTCCATCACCCCCGGCATCCGCCCCGTCGCCGCCGCCTTCCTGGAGGCCCAGCCGATGCTGATGATCGGCGCGGCGGACCCCGCGGGCCGCGTCTGGGGCAGTCTCCTCACGGGCGCGCCCGGCTTCACCCGTGCCACCGGCCCGCACACCGTCTCCGTCGCCGGCGGCATCCCCGCCGCCGACCCGCTCGCCGACGCGATCACCGCCGCCGGCACGCCCGTCGGCACCCTCGCCCTCGACCCCCGCACCCGCCGCCGCATGCGCCTCAACGGCATCGCCCGGCCCAGCGCTCGCGGCTTCACGATCGAGGCCGAACAGGTCTTCTCCAACTGCCCGAAATACCTCCAGAAGAGGGAGTGGTACGGCTCCGAGGACACCCGCCCCGGGACCGGCACCGTCCGGCACGGCGAGGAGCTCACCCCCGACCAGGTGCGCCGCGTCCGGGCGGCGGACACCTTCTTCGTGGCCACCGTCGCCCCCGACGGTGTCGACACCAGTCACCGCGGCGGCAACCCCGGCTTCGTCCGGGTCGACGCGCCCAGGGAGCTCAGCTGGCGCGACTACCCGGGCAACGCGATGTTCCTGACCCTGGGGAACCTGGAGGAGGACGGCCGCGCGGGCCTGCTCTTCCTCGACTGGGAGACCGGGACGACCCTGCAGCTCAGCGGCCTCGCCCACACCGAGTACGGCCCCGAGGGGCGGGTCACCCGCTTCCGCGTCGAGCGGACGGCCGAGATCCCGGCCGCCAGCCCCCTGCGCTGGTCACCCCCGGAATACTCCCCGGCCAACCCGACCGCGGCCTGA
- a CDS encoding HPP family protein translates to MTTTPAPDATLPTTGAAPASAPNPAPAATGTRPGPPPRPRPRILLLSTAGSVAALLLLVAVGTALDQPLLIPPLAASMALVAGAPDLPLSQPRSVVGGQLLSALTGFAVLAVAGPGLWGAAVAGGLALGVMMTARTPHSPAAATAVIVALQSPPFWLFLGLLALASALLVAVGLGAARATGRTYPAYWF, encoded by the coding sequence GTGACCACCACCCCGGCCCCCGACGCCACGCTGCCCACCACCGGAGCCGCACCCGCCTCCGCCCCGAACCCGGCCCCGGCCGCGACCGGAACCAGGCCCGGCCCGCCCCCGCGCCCCCGCCCCCGGATCCTTCTCCTCTCCACCGCCGGGAGCGTCGCCGCGCTTCTCCTCCTGGTCGCCGTCGGCACCGCGCTCGACCAGCCCCTGCTCATCCCGCCGCTTGCCGCGAGCATGGCCCTGGTCGCCGGCGCCCCCGATCTGCCGCTGTCCCAGCCGCGTTCGGTCGTCGGCGGCCAGCTGCTCTCCGCCCTCACCGGCTTCGCCGTCCTGGCCGTGGCCGGCCCCGGCCTCTGGGGCGCCGCCGTCGCGGGCGGCCTGGCCCTGGGCGTGATGATGACGGCCCGCACCCCGCACTCGCCCGCCGCGGCCACCGCCGTGATCGTCGCCCTCCAGTCCCCGCCGTTCTGGTTGTTTCTCGGCCTTCTCGCCCTCGCCTCCGCCCTCCTCGTCGCCGTCGGTCTCGGGGCCGCCCGCGCCACCGGCCGGACGTACCCCGCGTACTGGTTCTAA
- a CDS encoding NUDIX hydrolase, which yields MKQELRVAAYAVCVRDGELLLARWVASDGTKRWTLPGGGMDHGEEPVQAVVREVEEETGYLTEPTVLLGIDSIRRSWLRRLAAPGDFQGLRIIYEAQVTGGELRNETGGSTDLAAWHPLDSVPDLARVRLVDIGLDLWRERPPVGRSRLADPSND from the coding sequence ATGAAGCAGGAGTTGAGGGTGGCGGCCTACGCCGTGTGCGTACGGGACGGCGAGCTGCTCCTCGCCCGCTGGGTGGCGAGCGACGGCACCAAGCGGTGGACGCTGCCCGGCGGCGGCATGGACCACGGCGAGGAACCCGTCCAGGCCGTCGTCCGGGAGGTGGAGGAGGAGACGGGCTATCTCACCGAGCCCACCGTCCTCCTCGGCATCGACTCCATCCGCCGCTCCTGGCTGCGCCGCCTCGCGGCCCCCGGCGACTTCCAGGGCCTGCGGATCATCTACGAGGCGCAGGTCACCGGGGGTGAGCTGCGCAACGAGACCGGCGGTTCCACGGATCTCGCCGCCTGGCACCCGCTCGACTCCGTCCCCGATCTGGCCCGCGTGCGGCTCGTCGACATCGGCCTCGATCTGTGGCGCGAGCGGCCCCCGGTCGGCCGCTCCCGGCTGGCCGATCCGTCGAACGACTGA
- a CDS encoding serine hydrolase domain-containing protein — translation MSAVRTTRTVLAAALVAGLTATALATPALAAAPVERDHSATQQALQAAVDAGVPGVVAQARDGRGAWTGTAGERRGNDRFRVGSITKTFVATVLLQLQAEGRLDLDDPVEKWLPGVVRGNGHDGRKITVRQLLNHTSGVYSVTSDPGFQEKIFGPGFLEHRYDRWTPRQLVDIAMTHAPDFAPGTDWNYSNTNYVLAGMVVEKVTGRPYGKAVENRIIKPLKLRATSVPGTDVRMPKPSSPAWSTLSVDPGAQVHDVSELSPTIAYAAGEMISDSNDLQTFYRALLKGRLLPKAEMREMTTTVPVSPELPGAGYGLGLMKQKLSCGKEIWGHGGGIHGSSSEAQATRDGGHSLAMNFNADWTGDGNSVLEAEFCGVTPKR, via the coding sequence ATGTCAGCCGTACGCACGACCCGCACCGTCCTCGCCGCCGCCCTGGTCGCGGGGCTCACCGCGACGGCGCTCGCCACCCCCGCCCTCGCCGCCGCACCGGTGGAGCGGGACCACTCGGCCACTCAGCAGGCGCTCCAGGCCGCGGTCGACGCCGGCGTGCCCGGGGTCGTCGCCCAGGCGCGGGACGGGCGGGGCGCTTGGACCGGCACCGCCGGCGAACGCCGGGGGAACGACCGCTTCCGGGTCGGCTCCATCACCAAGACCTTCGTCGCCACCGTCCTCCTCCAGCTCCAGGCGGAGGGCCGGCTCGACCTCGACGACCCGGTCGAGAAGTGGCTGCCCGGTGTCGTCCGGGGCAACGGCCACGACGGCCGGAAGATCACGGTCCGTCAGCTGCTCAACCACACCAGCGGCGTCTACAGCGTCACCTCCGACCCCGGCTTCCAGGAGAAGATCTTCGGCCCCGGCTTCCTGGAGCACCGCTACGACCGCTGGACCCCGCGTCAGCTCGTCGACATCGCCATGACCCACGCGCCGGACTTCGCCCCCGGCACCGACTGGAACTACTCCAACACCAACTACGTCCTCGCCGGGATGGTCGTCGAGAAGGTCACCGGGCGTCCCTACGGCAAGGCGGTCGAGAACCGCATCATCAAGCCGCTCAAGCTCCGCGCCACGAGCGTCCCCGGCACCGACGTGCGGATGCCGAAGCCGAGCTCCCCCGCCTGGTCCACGCTCTCCGTCGACCCGGGCGCGCAGGTCCACGACGTCAGCGAGCTGAGCCCCACCATCGCCTACGCGGCCGGCGAGATGATCTCCGACTCCAACGACCTGCAGACCTTCTACCGCGCCCTGCTCAAGGGCCGGCTGCTCCCGAAGGCCGAGATGAGGGAGATGACCACCACCGTCCCGGTGTCCCCCGAACTCCCCGGCGCGGGGTACGGACTCGGGCTCATGAAGCAGAAGCTCAGCTGCGGCAAGGAGATCTGGGGTCACGGCGGTGGCATCCACGGTTCCTCCTCCGAGGCCCAGGCCACCCGCGACGGCGGGCACTCCCTCGCGATGAACTTCAACGCCGACTGGACGGGCGACGGCAACAGCGTCCTGGAGGCCGAGTTCTGCGGCGTCACCCCGAAGCGCTGA